A region of Reichenbachiella carrageenanivorans DNA encodes the following proteins:
- a CDS encoding porin family protein has protein sequence MKINILVMICGLLFVHTAASAQVEFGLMGGVNFNSPKIDAINTGGHQLSDVGSSNIGFHLGLYATIDAALFAIQPEIYYSMQGGIFKINNTQEHELNMSFIQIPVLGRYNFLEYFHVLLGPQFGIPLKSEIAYASGSPVDIKAQTKGLDMSGVIGLGVTIPECNVSGSLRWSKGFSNMIDGDPADGRVTALKNSMIQISASFAFGDK, from the coding sequence ATGAAAATAAACATATTAGTCATGATTTGCGGCTTGTTGTTCGTGCATACTGCCGCTAGTGCACAAGTAGAATTTGGACTAATGGGAGGAGTCAATTTCAATTCACCCAAGATAGATGCCATCAACACAGGAGGCCATCAGCTTTCCGATGTAGGAAGTAGCAATATAGGGTTTCACCTAGGGCTGTATGCGACTATAGATGCAGCACTATTTGCGATACAGCCAGAGATTTATTATTCTATGCAAGGGGGCATTTTCAAAATAAACAATACACAAGAGCATGAGTTGAATATGAGTTTCATTCAAATTCCAGTATTGGGTAGATACAATTTTCTCGAATACTTTCATGTATTACTAGGCCCACAGTTTGGTATACCTCTCAAGAGTGAAATAGCCTATGCGAGTGGTAGCCCTGTAGATATCAAAGCCCAAACTAAGGGGTTGGATATGTCTGGCGTAATCGGACTAGGGGTGACTATCCCTGAGTGCAATGTGAGCGGCTCGCTTCGTTGGTCCAAAGGCTTTTCTAATATGATAGATGGAGACCCTGCAGATGGTAGAGTGACAGCATTGAAAAACAGTATGATTCAAATTTCTGCATCTTTTGCCTTTGGCGATAAATAA
- the pfkA gene encoding 6-phosphofructokinase: protein MKKIALFTSGGDAPGMNACIRSVVRSAIYLDLEVYGIKYGYDGMIRGEIQKMESYSVSNIVQTGGTILKSARSEDFRTKEGREKAYKNLKKHGIEGLVAIGGDGTFTGANLFYDEFGIPVVGAPGTIDNDLYGSDYTIGFDTAVNTALDAIDKIRDTAASHDRVFFIEVMGRHSGYIAIQSGIGGGAEMVMVPETSTTIDDVIKKLKDGRDNKKTSSIVVVAEGDEQGSALSIAERVKVETPKMDIRVTSLGHIQRGGAPTAFDRILASRLGLAAVEGLMNGQKNVMVGVIDNKITYTNLKLAISKSKPLNEELIRLTKILSI from the coding sequence ATGAAAAAAATTGCATTATTTACATCAGGGGGCGATGCACCAGGCATGAATGCCTGCATTAGATCTGTAGTAAGAAGTGCCATTTATCTTGATCTCGAGGTATATGGGATCAAATATGGCTACGACGGAATGATCCGTGGTGAGATACAAAAAATGGAATCTTACTCGGTGAGCAACATTGTGCAAACGGGTGGCACAATTCTCAAATCAGCAAGAAGTGAAGACTTTCGCACCAAAGAAGGAAGAGAAAAAGCATACAAAAACCTCAAGAAACATGGTATCGAAGGCCTAGTGGCTATCGGTGGAGACGGTACTTTTACAGGAGCCAATTTGTTTTATGACGAATTCGGCATCCCTGTAGTAGGCGCTCCAGGCACCATCGACAACGATTTGTATGGTTCCGATTATACCATCGGGTTCGACACAGCGGTAAACACCGCCCTAGACGCAATCGATAAAATCAGAGACACGGCAGCGTCTCACGATCGGGTATTCTTTATCGAAGTGATGGGAAGACATAGCGGCTATATTGCCATCCAATCGGGCATTGGAGGTGGAGCCGAAATGGTGATGGTACCTGAGACCTCTACTACGATAGATGACGTCATCAAAAAACTGAAAGACGGCCGCGACAACAAGAAAACTTCTTCGATTGTGGTAGTAGCAGAAGGCGATGAGCAAGGCAGTGCGCTCTCTATCGCCGAACGCGTGAAAGTGGAAACACCAAAAATGGATATTCGTGTCACCAGTTTAGGACATATCCAAAGAGGTGGAGCACCTACAGCATTTGATAGGATCTTGGCATCTCGACTAGGGCTGGCAGCTGTAGAAGGCTTGATGAATGGGCAAAAGAACGTAATGGTAGGCGTGATCGACAACAAAATCACTTACACCAACTTGAAATTGGCCATTTCTAAATCAAAGCCTCTCAACGAAGAATTGATTCGTTTGACGAAGATACTAAGTATCTAA
- a CDS encoding tetratricopeptide repeat protein, translating into MRMQKTHLWLWMFIIAFTHEGFSQNQDLNASPAERRQIADDYYNRGNRAGKRGQFSLAVLYYDSAIRLVGSSTEYFFARGQAKELAGNDIGALTDFEAALRVNSENYTAMFKRALIYHKQKNYKQAAQDFTFLINNVDVFETKAIVFKGASFDEKGEASFSGVATISDMKADVYLARALTYEAMGFNTPTRLDFDKAIELNNHDPNYYVQRGLFRLNNDDKAGAEADFRNALEIDQYHRLALYNLSFLVDAEEKDEIDKILYGVGDFAMAYSRRAFENYQKGKYEAALLDYDSALMIKGDNANDLMNRGMVKAKLGRYKGAIKDFESSVYADNTLTRNFVLIGNSYQELYNYSQAVIYYQRYLRSESGDGVVYYNMGLAYMKAAKDNEACGALRKAYELGEERAEPALEKVCFSLE; encoded by the coding sequence ATGAGAATGCAAAAGACACACCTATGGCTATGGATGTTTATTATTGCTTTTACTCACGAAGGTTTTTCTCAAAATCAAGATCTAAATGCCAGCCCGGCAGAACGAAGGCAGATCGCAGACGACTATTATAATAGAGGTAATCGTGCAGGTAAGCGAGGACAATTCTCTTTGGCTGTACTGTATTATGATAGTGCTATCAGACTTGTGGGAAGTTCTACAGAGTATTTTTTTGCACGAGGTCAGGCCAAGGAATTGGCTGGTAATGACATAGGCGCACTTACAGACTTTGAGGCCGCACTAAGAGTAAATTCGGAGAATTATACCGCCATGTTTAAACGGGCGCTTATCTACCACAAGCAAAAAAACTATAAACAAGCGGCACAGGATTTTACCTTTTTGATCAATAATGTAGATGTTTTTGAGACTAAAGCAATCGTATTTAAAGGTGCTTCTTTCGATGAAAAAGGGGAGGCTAGCTTTTCTGGAGTAGCTACGATCAGCGATATGAAAGCGGATGTGTATTTGGCTCGCGCACTGACCTACGAAGCTATGGGGTTTAATACACCCACCCGGTTGGATTTTGATAAGGCCATCGAATTGAATAATCATGATCCAAACTATTACGTACAGCGTGGTCTATTCAGGCTAAATAATGATGACAAAGCAGGAGCTGAGGCCGATTTTAGGAATGCTTTGGAGATAGATCAGTATCATCGGTTGGCATTATACAACCTGAGCTTTTTGGTAGATGCAGAAGAAAAGGATGAGATCGATAAAATCCTTTATGGCGTGGGTGATTTTGCTATGGCTTATTCTCGTCGCGCTTTCGAAAATTATCAAAAGGGAAAGTATGAAGCAGCATTGCTCGACTACGATTCAGCACTTATGATCAAAGGTGATAATGCCAATGATCTGATGAATCGTGGTATGGTAAAAGCTAAACTCGGCAGATACAAAGGAGCCATCAAGGATTTTGAAAGTTCGGTCTATGCCGACAATACGCTTACACGCAATTTCGTACTGATCGGAAACTCCTATCAAGAACTGTACAACTACTCGCAAGCAGTAATCTACTATCAGCGGTATCTTAGGTCTGAGTCAGGCGATGGAGTCGTATACTACAATATGGGGCTTGCCTATATGAAAGCAGCTAAGGACAATGAAGCATGTGGAGCTCTGCGAAAAGCCTATGAATTAGGTGAGGAGCGAGCTGAACCTGCTTTGGAAAAAGTCTGCTTTAGCTTGGAGTAG
- a CDS encoding thioredoxin domain-containing protein, whose amino-acid sequence MRTGLVSVLIIVLSTYACTQNMEKKHPHTNHLISETSPYLLQHAHNPVDWFPWGPEALDLAQREDKLMIISIGYAACHWCHVMEHESFEDSTIAAKMNANFLSIKVDREERPDIDQIYMTAAQLMTGQGGWPLNVIALPDGRPVFAGTYFPKENWGKVVDYFAEMYRTQPGKMLEQAEKITEGINQLEVPELNETGAPFDSALYASAGNQIIETIDKQYGGRQGAPKFPMPTIYDFLLTQHYYLPNEDLASGIKTTLDGMANGGIYDHLGGGFARYAVDETWTVPHFEKMLYDNAQLISLYSHAYQVYGDDKYAQAVRETITFCNRELSDPSGGYYSSLDADSEGEEGKFYVWSEEEIDQTLGGAAALFKKHYGVSKHGNFEGHNILERKESIADLANKYDLSNTEVKQQIEDSKTQLMKVRDRRIRPALDDKILTSWNGLMMIGLVDAYFALQDENYLADALETAQFIKDKQIQPSGQLLRNHKNGQSTISGFLDDYAFTILAFTKLYEATFDESWLTEAYKLKTYVDAHFSDEKTKMYFYTSDEDEKLIARKMELSDNVIPASNSAMTEALYLLGQFYYNQKDLDRAIQMVANMEKDIVANPAYYSNWSRLYGLMGQQHFEIAIVGTESHTKKMAIAQKYIPNKIMLGGQTEGELALLKGKLATGKTLIYVCENKSCLLPTEEVKKALSQLE is encoded by the coding sequence ATGAGAACAGGACTTGTTTCGGTATTAATCATTGTATTATCCACTTACGCTTGCACGCAAAACATGGAAAAAAAACACCCACATACTAACCATTTAATATCTGAAACAAGTCCTTATCTTTTGCAGCATGCGCACAATCCAGTAGACTGGTTTCCTTGGGGACCAGAAGCATTGGATCTAGCACAACGAGAAGACAAGCTCATGATCATTAGCATCGGGTATGCTGCTTGCCACTGGTGTCATGTCATGGAGCATGAATCGTTTGAAGACTCTACTATCGCAGCCAAAATGAACGCCAACTTCTTGTCCATCAAAGTGGATAGAGAAGAGCGCCCAGACATCGACCAGATATATATGACTGCCGCGCAGCTCATGACTGGCCAAGGTGGCTGGCCGCTCAATGTGATCGCTTTGCCTGACGGCAGACCAGTTTTTGCAGGCACTTATTTTCCAAAAGAAAACTGGGGCAAAGTGGTGGACTATTTTGCAGAGATGTACCGTACGCAGCCTGGCAAAATGCTAGAGCAAGCAGAAAAAATCACAGAAGGCATAAACCAACTCGAAGTACCTGAGCTCAATGAAACTGGGGCACCATTCGACTCTGCGTTGTATGCCTCGGCAGGCAACCAAATCATAGAAACCATAGACAAACAATATGGTGGCAGACAAGGCGCTCCTAAGTTTCCGATGCCTACTATCTATGATTTTTTGCTGACACAACATTACTACCTGCCTAACGAAGACCTAGCATCTGGCATTAAAACAACACTCGATGGCATGGCCAATGGGGGTATCTACGATCACTTGGGCGGTGGATTTGCCCGATACGCTGTAGATGAGACCTGGACAGTCCCTCACTTTGAAAAAATGCTCTACGACAATGCGCAACTCATCAGTCTGTACAGCCATGCTTATCAGGTCTATGGAGATGACAAATACGCACAGGCTGTCAGAGAAACTATCACGTTTTGTAACCGCGAGCTATCTGACCCGTCGGGCGGATATTATTCCTCTTTGGATGCTGATAGTGAAGGTGAAGAAGGCAAGTTTTACGTCTGGTCAGAAGAAGAAATTGACCAAACTCTGGGTGGTGCAGCAGCGCTATTCAAGAAGCACTACGGAGTTTCAAAACATGGCAACTTCGAAGGACACAACATTCTCGAACGCAAAGAATCTATAGCTGATCTGGCCAATAAATACGACTTGTCAAACACAGAAGTAAAGCAACAAATAGAGGACAGTAAAACGCAATTAATGAAAGTGCGCGATAGGCGAATTCGACCTGCGCTAGACGACAAAATTCTCACCTCATGGAATGGGCTGATGATGATCGGTCTGGTAGATGCTTATTTTGCACTACAGGACGAGAATTATCTTGCTGATGCGCTAGAAACCGCCCAATTCATCAAAGACAAGCAAATCCAACCATCTGGTCAATTGCTTCGAAATCATAAAAATGGTCAGTCTACAATTAGTGGTTTTTTAGATGATTACGCTTTTACCATTTTGGCTTTCACCAAACTGTATGAGGCTACATTTGACGAAAGCTGGCTAACAGAAGCCTACAAACTCAAAACTTATGTAGACGCACACTTTTCTGACGAAAAAACAAAAATGTACTTTTATACTTCGGATGAAGATGAAAAATTGATCGCTAGAAAAATGGAACTGTCGGACAATGTGATTCCTGCGTCTAACTCAGCCATGACAGAAGCCCTTTACCTCCTAGGTCAGTTTTATTACAACCAAAAAGACCTTGATCGTGCTATTCAGATGGTAGCCAATATGGAGAAGGATATTGTAGCCAACCCAGCCTACTACAGCAACTGGTCAAGACTCTATGGTTTGATGGGGCAGCAACATTTCGAGATAGCAATAGTGGGAACTGAGTCACACACCAAAAAAATGGCCATAGCTCAAAAATACATCCCTAACAAAATCATGTTAGGTGGTCAAACAGAAGGTGAGTTGGCTCTACTGAAAGGCAAATTAGCCACTGGAAAAACGCTGATCTACGTCTGCGAAAACAAGTCTTGTCTATTACCAACAGAGGAAGTAAAAAAGGCTTTGAGCCAATTGGAATAA
- a CDS encoding glycosyltransferase family 4 protein has product MEQKKILVITYYWPPSGGGGVQRWLKFVKYLPEQGWEPIVFTPENPEFDLQDESLLKDVNPAVEIIKFPIWEPLSFYKKIFKKKGKLKQGIVIEKTKMSLVDKLSVWVRANLFIPDPRRFWVRPSVEFLLPLIEQHQIDVVVTTGPPHSMHLIGLELKKKSTVRWVADFRDPWSDWDLLDKLGVGGLARNLHLRQELSVLTQADLVLTASQGISKSLAEKYPACNIEVITNGFDTDDFKEVKTDGVPTKFRITHLGLLNELRNPQVLWDCLEEICQEVPSFQDDLELVLSGMVSQSVLDGIYDSPQLKDALTHLDYISHQEVLEYYQQSAVLLLLLNQSDEAQLIIPGKLFEYLMTKKTILAIGKEKSEVNDILMDTTAGRVYESTDRAGVKALILDNYMQFKKGEISHFPKSIDQYTRKALTQRLVEQLNILVR; this is encoded by the coding sequence ATGGAGCAAAAGAAAATTCTGGTAATCACATATTATTGGCCACCTAGTGGTGGTGGCGGGGTGCAGCGTTGGCTCAAATTTGTCAAATACCTGCCTGAGCAGGGGTGGGAGCCCATCGTCTTTACTCCAGAGAATCCCGAATTCGACCTTCAAGATGAGTCTTTACTCAAAGACGTAAATCCAGCAGTAGAGATCATCAAGTTTCCAATATGGGAACCGCTCAGCTTTTACAAGAAGATTTTCAAAAAGAAAGGTAAGTTGAAGCAGGGAATTGTGATCGAAAAGACCAAGATGTCTCTGGTCGACAAGCTGAGTGTATGGGTAAGAGCCAATTTGTTTATTCCCGATCCTCGACGGTTTTGGGTACGGCCATCGGTGGAGTTTTTACTGCCTTTGATAGAGCAGCACCAAATCGATGTGGTGGTGACTACTGGCCCGCCGCATAGTATGCACCTCATTGGCTTAGAATTAAAGAAAAAAAGCACTGTTCGGTGGGTGGCAGATTTCAGAGACCCATGGTCGGATTGGGATTTGCTGGACAAACTGGGTGTGGGGGGACTTGCTAGAAACCTGCACCTGCGGCAGGAATTGTCGGTATTGACTCAGGCGGATTTAGTCCTCACAGCCAGCCAGGGGATCAGCAAGTCGTTGGCAGAAAAATACCCCGCTTGTAATATTGAAGTGATTACAAATGGTTTTGATACAGATGATTTCAAAGAGGTAAAAACAGATGGAGTGCCTACAAAGTTTAGAATTACTCACCTAGGTTTACTCAACGAACTGAGAAATCCGCAGGTACTTTGGGATTGCTTAGAAGAAATCTGTCAAGAAGTACCTTCTTTTCAGGATGACCTGGAGCTGGTATTGTCGGGCATGGTGAGTCAGTCGGTACTGGATGGTATTTACGATTCACCACAATTGAAGGATGCACTTACGCATTTGGATTATATTTCGCATCAGGAGGTGTTGGAGTATTATCAGCAGTCTGCCGTGCTGTTACTTTTGTTGAATCAATCGGACGAGGCTCAATTGATTATTCCAGGAAAGCTCTTTGAATATCTGATGACTAAAAAAACTATTTTGGCCATTGGTAAAGAGAAAAGTGAAGTAAACGATATTCTCATGGATACAACCGCAGGCCGTGTGTATGAATCTACAGATCGTGCAGGGGTCAAAGCCTTGATATTGGACAATTATATGCAATTCAAAAAAGGAGAAATTTCACATTTTCCCAAAAGCATAGACCAATATACTCGAAAGGCGCTTACGCAAAGACTAGTAGAACAGCTGAATATCTTGGTAAGATGA
- the tyrS gene encoding tyrosine--tRNA ligase, producing MTKDFVEELKWRGMIHDMMPGVQEQLNKEMTSAYIGFDPTADSLHIGSLVQIMTLVHFQKSGHKPYALVGGATGMVGDPSGKSAERNLLSEDILSHNVAGIQKQLEKFLDFDCGENSAEMVNNYDWFKDFNFLDFIRDVGKHITVNYMLSKESVKQRMEFGLSFTEFCYQMIQGYDFHWLYNNKNCKVQLGGSDQWGNIVTGTELIRRKGQGEAWAITTPLIKKADGTKFGKTEGGNVWLDKKLTSPYKFYQYWLNASDEDAINYIKIFTLKTKEEIDALIAEHLEAPHERKLQQELGRDVTIRVHSEEDYNMAIKASGILFGKSTTEDLESLDEDTFLSVFEGVPQTTISKSTFANSQNVTDLLSEDSNGIVFPSKGEARRMIKGGGVSINKIKLDSENQNVDFKLLNDKYLLAQKGKKNYFLITVAD from the coding sequence ATGACTAAGGATTTTGTTGAAGAATTGAAATGGAGGGGCATGATACACGACATGATGCCCGGCGTACAAGAGCAGCTAAATAAAGAAATGACCTCTGCATATATTGGATTTGATCCTACGGCCGACTCGCTTCATATTGGCAGTTTGGTTCAGATTATGACCTTGGTTCATTTTCAAAAATCTGGGCACAAGCCTTATGCGCTCGTAGGAGGGGCCACAGGCATGGTAGGTGATCCCTCTGGCAAATCTGCCGAACGAAACCTCCTGTCTGAAGATATACTCAGCCACAATGTAGCTGGTATCCAAAAGCAACTGGAGAAGTTTCTCGACTTCGACTGCGGTGAAAATTCTGCTGAAATGGTCAACAACTACGACTGGTTCAAAGATTTTAATTTCTTGGACTTCATCAGAGATGTAGGCAAGCACATCACTGTCAACTACATGTTATCAAAAGAATCTGTGAAACAACGCATGGAATTCGGACTATCTTTCACCGAATTTTGCTACCAGATGATCCAAGGGTACGATTTCCACTGGCTGTACAACAACAAAAATTGTAAAGTACAACTAGGGGGCTCTGACCAGTGGGGCAATATTGTAACGGGTACAGAACTAATCCGAAGAAAAGGTCAAGGTGAAGCATGGGCGATCACTACACCACTCATCAAAAAAGCCGATGGTACCAAATTTGGCAAAACCGAAGGAGGCAATGTGTGGCTCGATAAAAAATTGACTTCGCCATATAAATTTTACCAATATTGGTTAAATGCCTCAGATGAGGACGCGATCAACTATATCAAAATTTTCACATTGAAGACCAAGGAAGAAATAGACGCACTCATTGCGGAACACCTCGAAGCGCCGCATGAGCGTAAGCTCCAGCAAGAACTCGGTAGAGATGTGACCATCCGAGTACACTCAGAAGAAGACTACAACATGGCAATCAAAGCGTCGGGCATTCTGTTTGGTAAGTCTACCACAGAGGATCTAGAATCACTAGACGAAGATACGTTCTTGTCTGTATTCGAAGGGGTGCCTCAGACTACGATTTCAAAAAGCACTTTTGCCAATTCACAAAATGTGACCGACTTGTTATCTGAAGACAGCAATGGCATCGTATTCCCATCTAAAGGCGAAGCACGACGAATGATCAAAGGTGGCGGTGTGAGCATCAATAAGATAAAACTTGACAGTGAGAATCAAAATGTAGATTTCAAATTGCTCAACGACAAATACCTATTGGCTCAAAAAGGCAAGAAAAACTACTTCCTTATCACAGTAGCAGACTGA
- a CDS encoding ATP-binding protein has translation MGLFVKFSFFFFFVFLVGQAHARKKAEQDSSRADYFLDESFKTNQSDSIHFLLDLAIIYGKREENIDAYVEALVEKALEYVRSQQGDSSNKYMQLALQEARRLDPSTKILAKIHSQYGYHIGNQNQYLASLSHLDTAANLHLSISDSLSYADALTRIGALYDNNGNQVKALEYYLQASKIYEKNQDSTVYAGVINNVAVVYKKLGDLEGALAYYDKSYKLNVDMGNELGIAISELNRGMLYKEMGRHDEALSGVKSALNTFQQVKMSYGIAVSYHNLSEIHLVLNNLDSVLYYVDRSQEIALDMQYWMIVVSNQIVLAKALRDMGRPDISNKSALRAYELASKHGFLEKQEELTALLASNYEEVKDFATALMYYKEYESIKDSILSNESREQINRLRMAYDLEQKEADIENLELINSYQGAISEKEGKLRHILILGIVFCLVVMTLFFYLYRRQRRYAKALSEQKVQLTGLNKEKDDLIAMVAHDLRSPLNNIKGLLSLIKDYDGEEQEKMIQLANQSTDVLRTRINQILDVEAINVGRINLKLTKVKVTDVLNKLVHHVSPEAERKQISFFTNTIKQLTCKADENYLLQVLENLSINAIKFSNQKSEIYVKVTDWGEVVRFEVQDHGQGIPEEEIDQLFTRYAKISTLPTENEPSTGLGLPIVKKYVEAMGGKVWCESEVGEGSTFCIELPK, from the coding sequence ATGGGTTTATTTGTCAAATTTTCATTCTTTTTCTTTTTTGTATTCCTTGTTGGGCAGGCACATGCCCGTAAAAAAGCAGAACAAGACAGCAGCCGAGCTGATTATTTTTTGGATGAATCTTTCAAAACTAATCAGTCAGATTCCATTCATTTCTTATTAGACTTAGCTATTATATATGGGAAAAGAGAGGAGAATATTGACGCCTATGTAGAAGCACTTGTAGAAAAGGCGCTAGAATATGTTCGTAGCCAACAGGGCGATAGTAGCAATAAATACATGCAGCTAGCCCTTCAGGAGGCAAGGAGACTTGATCCATCAACAAAAATTTTAGCAAAAATCCATTCCCAATATGGATATCATATTGGGAATCAAAATCAATACTTAGCTTCGTTAAGCCACCTCGATACAGCTGCTAATCTTCATTTGTCTATTTCGGATTCATTATCGTATGCAGATGCTCTTACAAGGATAGGGGCTTTGTATGATAATAATGGAAATCAAGTAAAGGCATTAGAATATTATCTTCAAGCCTCTAAAATCTATGAAAAGAACCAAGATAGCACGGTGTATGCTGGTGTTATTAATAATGTAGCTGTTGTCTATAAGAAGCTTGGTGATTTGGAAGGAGCGTTGGCCTATTACGATAAGAGCTATAAACTCAATGTAGATATGGGGAATGAATTGGGTATTGCCATAAGTGAACTCAACAGAGGAATGCTTTATAAAGAAATGGGTAGGCATGATGAAGCTTTGTCTGGGGTGAAAAGCGCGTTAAATACCTTCCAACAGGTGAAAATGAGTTATGGTATTGCCGTCTCTTATCACAATTTGTCAGAAATTCATTTGGTACTCAATAATCTGGATTCGGTATTATACTACGTGGATCGATCTCAAGAAATAGCCTTAGATATGCAGTATTGGATGATTGTAGTGAGTAACCAGATTGTATTGGCGAAGGCGCTGAGAGATATGGGACGTCCAGATATATCTAACAAGTCAGCTTTGCGGGCATATGAGTTGGCCTCCAAACATGGTTTTTTAGAAAAACAGGAAGAACTAACGGCTTTGCTGGCCTCTAATTATGAGGAGGTGAAAGATTTCGCTACGGCGCTCATGTATTATAAAGAGTATGAGTCGATCAAAGATAGTATACTGAGTAATGAATCGCGGGAGCAAATCAATAGGTTGCGTATGGCTTATGATTTAGAACAGAAGGAAGCGGATATAGAAAATTTGGAGTTGATCAATTCCTATCAAGGGGCTATTTCTGAAAAGGAGGGCAAACTCAGGCATATTTTGATACTTGGTATAGTATTTTGTTTAGTGGTGATGACTTTGTTTTTTTATCTGTACAGAAGGCAAAGACGGTATGCCAAGGCGCTATCAGAACAAAAAGTCCAACTAACGGGGTTAAACAAAGAAAAAGATGATTTGATAGCCATGGTGGCACATGATCTGCGTAGCCCACTCAATAATATCAAAGGATTGCTGTCTCTGATCAAAGACTATGATGGAGAGGAGCAAGAAAAAATGATTCAGCTGGCCAATCAATCTACCGATGTACTCCGAACACGGATCAATCAGATACTAGATGTAGAGGCGATCAATGTAGGTAGGATCAACCTTAAACTTACAAAAGTAAAGGTGACCGATGTGCTGAATAAACTTGTCCATCATGTGTCGCCAGAGGCTGAGCGAAAACAAATTTCCTTCTTCACCAATACGATCAAGCAGCTGACTTGTAAAGCGGATGAAAACTACCTGTTGCAGGTACTAGAAAATCTTAGTATCAATGCGATTAAATTTTCTAATCAAAAATCAGAAATTTATGTAAAAGTAACAGACTGGGGTGAGGTGGTTAGATTTGAAGTGCAAGACCATGGACAAGGGATTCCTGAAGAAGAAATAGATCAGCTTTTTACTCGGTATGCCAAAATATCCACTTTGCCTACCGAAAACGAGCCTTCTACAGGATTGGGATTGCCTATTGTGAAAAAATATGTAGAAGCCATGGGGGGTAAAGTCTGGTGCGAAAGCGAAGTAGGAGAAGGTAGTACCTTCTGTATTGAGCTACCTAAATAA
- a CDS encoding single-stranded DNA-binding protein yields MTTLKNNVQLIGRLGNDPELRTFDSGKRMTSFSMATNETYYNNSGEKVTDTQWHNIVAWGKKAEIIDGYLKKGSEIALQGKLVNRKYEKDGVTKYITEINLNELLMLDKKEE; encoded by the coding sequence ATGACAACTCTTAAAAACAATGTTCAATTAATTGGCAGATTAGGCAACGATCCAGAATTGCGAACCTTCGACAGCGGAAAAAGGATGACCTCCTTTTCTATGGCCACTAATGAAACCTACTACAACAACAGCGGAGAAAAAGTGACCGATACGCAATGGCACAATATAGTAGCATGGGGCAAAAAAGCAGAGATCATAGATGGTTATCTCAAAAAAGGAAGCGAAATAGCCCTGCAGGGCAAATTGGTGAATCGCAAATACGAAAAAGACGGTGTAACCAAGTACATCACTGAGATCAATCTCAATGAACTATTGATGCTAGATAAAAAAGAAGAATAA
- a CDS encoding ferritin, with translation MKDLMRQKVAIQDNVLSMLNKQVKLEAQSSAAYLAMAAWCDQHGYDHSATFFYEQSNEERTHMLKLFHYISDMGGQPTVATVEAPQSDFSSLREVFELALESEINVTESINQIVAACRKSNDFATENFMQWFVKEQVEEEFVARRALEFFDMLNDDPASLLIIDERILKIKYSEE, from the coding sequence ATGAAAGATCTAATGAGACAAAAAGTAGCTATTCAAGACAATGTCTTGAGTATGCTCAATAAGCAAGTGAAGTTGGAAGCTCAATCGTCAGCAGCCTATTTGGCGATGGCAGCCTGGTGTGATCAGCACGGGTATGATCATAGTGCCACGTTTTTTTATGAGCAGAGTAACGAAGAACGTACCCATATGCTCAAGTTATTCCACTATATAAGTGACATGGGAGGTCAGCCTACCGTGGCTACAGTGGAGGCACCACAGAGTGATTTTAGTTCACTCAGGGAAGTATTCGAATTAGCCTTAGAGAGCGAAATCAACGTTACCGAATCTATCAACCAAATAGTGGCAGCATGTAGAAAATCTAATGATTTTGCTACAGAAAATTTCATGCAGTGGTTTGTTAAAGAACAAGTAGAAGAGGAGTTTGTCGCAAGGAGAGCACTAGAGTTTTTCGATATGCTAAACGATGATCCAGCTTCTTTGTTGATCATCGACGAACGTATTTTGAAAATCAAATACTCTGAAGAGTAA